The following coding sequences are from one Kushneria phosphatilytica window:
- the sdhA gene encoding succinate dehydrogenase flavoprotein subunit — MAQMRSLTFDAIIIGGGGSGLRAALELAKSGKQTAVLSKVFPTRSHTVSAQGGITSAIASADPEDDWRWHMYDTVKGSDYIGDQDAIEYMCTEGPKAVFELEHMGLPFSRFDNGRIYQRPFGGQSKDFGKGGQAARTCAAADRTGHALLHTLYQNNLKNNTVFLDEWYAVDLVRNSANDVVGVIAMCIETGETVLIKSRATVLATGGAGRIYSSTTNALINTGDGVGMALRAGFPVQDIEMWQFHPTGIHGAGCLVTEGCRGEGGYLINKDGERFMERYAPNAKDLASRDVVARAMVQEMLEGRGCGENGDHVMLKLDHLGEEVLMKRLPGIVDLSRTFAHADPVKEPIPVVPTCHYMMGGIPTNIHGQALTIDKDGNDRVINGLYACGEVACVSVHGGNRLGGNSLLDLVVFGRAAGMFIESALNEGIEYLEPSESDVEGAMKRLNRWNESDDSGESIPALRNELQQVMQNNFGVFRKEEYMQKGVDKLADLRSRIDKAWLPDKSDTFNTARVEALELDNLLEVAEATAIAALERRESRGAHSREDYPERDDENWLKHSVYYPSEKRLGKRDVNFSPRTVDTFQPKARTY; from the coding sequence ATGGCACAAATGCGTAGCCTGACATTTGACGCAATCATTATCGGCGGCGGTGGCTCCGGCCTGCGTGCCGCCCTGGAGCTGGCCAAATCCGGTAAACAGACGGCCGTGCTGTCCAAGGTCTTTCCGACCCGCTCGCACACCGTTTCCGCACAGGGCGGTATTACCAGCGCCATTGCCAGTGCCGACCCCGAAGATGACTGGCGCTGGCACATGTATGACACGGTCAAGGGGTCTGACTACATCGGCGATCAGGATGCCATCGAGTACATGTGTACCGAAGGGCCGAAAGCGGTCTTCGAACTGGAACACATGGGCCTGCCATTTTCCCGCTTCGATAATGGCCGCATCTATCAGCGTCCGTTCGGTGGGCAGTCCAAGGACTTTGGCAAGGGTGGTCAGGCAGCACGTACCTGTGCCGCAGCCGACCGTACCGGGCACGCCCTGCTGCACACGCTCTATCAGAACAACCTGAAAAACAACACGGTGTTCCTTGATGAGTGGTATGCCGTGGATCTGGTGCGCAACAGTGCCAATGATGTCGTCGGTGTGATCGCCATGTGCATCGAAACCGGGGAGACGGTGCTGATCAAGTCGCGTGCCACGGTACTGGCAACCGGAGGCGCCGGCCGTATCTACTCCTCTACTACCAATGCCCTGATCAATACCGGTGATGGTGTCGGCATGGCATTGCGAGCTGGTTTCCCGGTGCAGGATATCGAGATGTGGCAGTTCCATCCGACCGGTATTCACGGTGCAGGCTGCCTGGTCACCGAAGGTTGCCGAGGAGAGGGCGGCTATCTGATCAACAAGGATGGCGAGCGCTTCATGGAGCGTTACGCGCCCAATGCCAAGGATCTTGCGTCGCGTGATGTTGTGGCACGCGCCATGGTCCAGGAAATGCTGGAAGGCCGTGGCTGTGGTGAAAACGGCGATCACGTCATGCTCAAGCTCGACCATCTCGGCGAGGAAGTGCTGATGAAGCGCCTGCCGGGCATTGTCGACCTGTCGCGGACCTTCGCTCATGCCGATCCGGTCAAGGAGCCCATTCCTGTGGTGCCAACCTGTCACTACATGATGGGCGGCATTCCCACCAATATTCATGGCCAGGCGCTGACCATCGACAAGGATGGCAATGATCGGGTTATCAACGGGCTCTATGCCTGCGGTGAAGTAGCCTGTGTTTCAGTCCACGGTGGCAACCGGCTTGGCGGCAATTCACTGCTCGACCTGGTGGTCTTCGGTCGGGCGGCCGGCATGTTCATCGAAAGCGCGCTCAACGAGGGAATCGAGTATCTCGAGCCGAGCGAATCCGATGTCGAAGGCGCCATGAAGCGTCTCAATCGCTGGAATGAATCTGACGACTCCGGCGAGTCGATCCCTGCGCTGCGCAACGAGCTGCAGCAGGTCATGCAGAACAACTTCGGCGTTTTCCGCAAGGAAGAGTACATGCAGAAGGGCGTCGACAAGCTGGCTGATCTACGCAGTCGCATTGACAAGGCCTGGCTGCCTGACAAGTCCGATACCTTCAATACCGCTCGGGTTGAAGCGCTGGAGCTCGATAACCTGCTTGAAGTTGCCGAAGCCACTGCCATTGCAGCGCTGGAGCGTCGGGAAAGCCGTGGTGCCCACTCGCGGGAAGATTATCCCGAGCGCGATGACGAAAACTGGCTGAAGCACTCTGTCTACTATCCGAGCGAGAAGCGCCTCGGCAAGCGTGATGTCAACTTTTCGCCACGCACTGTCGATACCTTCCAGCCCAAAGCGCGTACTTATTAA
- a CDS encoding succinate dehydrogenase iron-sulfur subunit, with protein sequence MSRLTVSIYRYNPETDDAPYMHDYEVDTQGRDLMVLNVIQMIKEQDSTLAYRRSCREGVCGSDGMNMNGKNSLACVTPLSDVVKNNRLVLRPLPGLPVIRDLVVDMAIFYKQYERIQPYLQNDEAPPAIERLQSPEERDKLDGLYECILCACCSTSCPSFWWNPDKFVGPAGLLWAYRFMADSRDTHTQERLSELDDPFSVFRCRGIMNCVAVCPKGLNPTRAIGKIRDLLVSNAA encoded by the coding sequence ATGTCCAGACTCACGGTCTCCATCTATCGTTACAATCCGGAAACCGATGACGCACCGTACATGCACGACTATGAGGTCGATACCCAGGGTCGTGATCTGATGGTGCTCAATGTCATCCAGATGATAAAGGAACAGGACAGTACCCTGGCCTATCGTCGCAGCTGCCGCGAAGGGGTCTGCGGTTCGGATGGCATGAACATGAACGGCAAGAACAGTCTGGCCTGTGTGACGCCCTTGTCCGATGTGGTCAAGAACAATCGGCTGGTACTGCGTCCGCTGCCGGGGCTGCCGGTTATCAGGGACCTGGTGGTCGACATGGCCATCTTCTACAAGCAGTACGAGCGTATTCAGCCGTATCTGCAGAATGATGAAGCGCCCCCGGCCATTGAACGTCTGCAATCGCCCGAAGAGCGTGACAAGCTCGATGGTCTCTACGAGTGCATCCTGTGTGCCTGCTGTTCAACGTCCTGCCCTTCATTCTGGTGGAACCCGGACAAGTTCGTCGGGCCGGCCGGTCTGCTCTGGGCCTATCGGTTCATGGCCGATAGCCGTGATACACACACTCAGGAGCGTCTGTCGGAGCTGGATGATCCCTTCAGCGTGTTCCGGTGTCGCGGCATCATGAACTGCGTTGCGGTGTGTCCGAAGGGACTGAATCCGACTCGGGCCATCGGCAAGATTCGTGACCTGCTGGTATCGAATGCAGCTTAA